A region from the Brachyspira hampsonii genome encodes:
- a CDS encoding LacI family transcriptional regulator, translating into MTVREIASITGLSSTTVHTALKYPNKVSPSVLEKINKVLKNIEENPKKIREVYIILPHINSFYTTFLIKAIDLLNKENIKAIPFITNEDIEKEEEFISKINFSTRTGIIFNPVDQDVEYSFLKRKKKSQ; encoded by the coding sequence ATGACAGTAAGAGAAATAGCATCTATAACAGGATTGTCATCAACTACAGTCCATACAGCTTTAAAATATCCAAATAAAGTAAGTCCTTCTGTACTTGAAAAAATAAACAAAGTTCTAAAGAATATTGAAGAAAATCCTAAAAAAATAAGAGAGGTTTATATAATACTTCCGCATATAAATTCTTTTTATACCACATTTTTAATAAAAGCCATAGATCTGCTTAATAAAGAAAACATAAAAGCTATACCATTTATTACCAATGAAGATATAGAAAAAGAAGAAGAATTTATTTCTAAAATAAATTTTTCTACGCGTACAGGTATTATATTTAATCCTGTAGATCAGGATGTGGAATATTCTTTTTTAAAAAGGAAGAAAAAAAGCCAATAA
- a CDS encoding substrate-binding domain-containing protein yields MNRTLNKYKVDMTLKLANKEASEMAVRALADENNKNILLINSGNNNIITAKERSDGFNEAIRNDSNISGDIIFTNFNDWKSSYEILNQYKEKIKNYDAIISTSELITCAILKIFKNMSINIPQDIRLITFDTSPTFEALSISNISFSPSSMANKAIELLLTKSAEDNYTTEYIFLPKLRLLGSEKRN; encoded by the coding sequence ATGAATAGAACTCTAAACAAATATAAGGTTGATATGACTTTAAAATTAGCAAATAAAGAAGCATCAGAGATGGCGGTAAGAGCATTAGCAGATGAAAATAATAAGAATATTTTATTAATAAATTCAGGAAATAACAATATAATAACTGCAAAAGAGAGAAGCGATGGATTTAATGAAGCTATTAGAAATGATTCAAATATAAGTGGAGATATAATATTTACTAATTTTAATGATTGGAAAAGCTCTTATGAAATATTGAATCAATATAAAGAAAAAATAAAAAATTATGATGCCATCATCTCCACAAGCGAATTAATAACATGTGCTATTTTAAAAATATTTAAAAATATGAGTATAAATATACCTCAGGATATAAGACTTATAACATTCGATACATCACCAACTTTTGAAGCTTTATCTATATCAAATATTTCTTTTTCTCCTAGTTCAATGGCAAATAAAGCAATAGAACTTTTATTGACAAAAAGTGCAGAGGATAATTATACAACAGAATATATATTTTTACCTAAATTAAGATTACTTGGAAGTGAAAAAAGAAATTGA
- a CDS encoding ComF family protein: MSNIFTAYKKFSIDNIPITALGDLDKELGDKLRAFKKKDIDFPIKIIENIKNYYYDYIKTNNKKFDIILYVPSNKNNGIMDFFADYISKEFNIEKYELIKIKKDIKEQKFLETLKERSENIKDAFEIINTEKIKNKNILLIDDVYASGETIKEIIKIFKRFEFDYNLEILIFCYRNYIFD; encoded by the coding sequence ATGAGTAATATTTTTACTGCTTATAAAAAATTCAGTATAGATAATATACCTATAACAGCATTAGGAGATTTGGATAAAGAACTTGGCGATAAATTAAGAGCATTCAAAAAAAAGGATATTGATTTTCCTATAAAAATAATAGAAAATATAAAAAATTATTATTATGATTATATAAAAACAAATAATAAAAAATTTGACATCATACTTTATGTGCCTTCAAATAAAAATAACGGTATAATGGATTTTTTTGCTGATTATATTTCTAAAGAGTTCAATATAGAAAAATATGAACTTATAAAAATAAAAAAAGATATAAAAGAACAGAAATTTTTAGAAACTCTAAAAGAAAGAAGCGAAAATATTAAAGATGCTTTTGAAATAATAAATACAGAAAAAATAAAAAATAAAAATATATTATTGATTGATGATGTTTATGCCTCAGGTGAAACTATAAAAGAAATTATAAAAATATTTAAAAGATTTGAATTCGATTATAATTTAGAGATATTAATTTTCTGTTATAGAAATTATATCTTTGATTAG
- a CDS encoding fumarylacetoacetate hydrolase family protein, with product MKFVSFVEWNNTESVGILSKDGNKVIAINEIISDFKCDSNPMIQLINMINEDNNILNKLKYAEENFERAYSIDNVKILSPIRKPIHDIICVGVNYSDHLSEIKKDMKYFKEVKAPVYFSKRAIEIIGFGDKIKARFDLDECLDYEVELAVIIGKTAKDIKPEEVNDYIFGYSIFNDISSRNLQKKHSQWYKGKSLDSYSAMGPCIVYKDDLKQPLKLDIKSILNDETRQSSNTKYMINDVNYLISDISKGMTLEAGDIIATGTPGGVGMSFNPPKYMKSGDKIICSIENIGELINFAE from the coding sequence ATGAAATTCGTATCCTTTGTTGAATGGAATAATACTGAATCTGTAGGTATATTAAGTAAGGATGGAAATAAAGTTATTGCTATTAATGAAATAATATCTGACTTTAAATGTGATTCTAATCCTATGATACAATTAATAAATATGATTAACGAAGATAATAATATACTAAATAAATTAAAATATGCAGAAGAAAATTTTGAAAGAGCATATTCCATAGATAATGTTAAAATATTATCTCCTATAAGAAAACCTATTCATGATATTATATGTGTAGGGGTTAATTACAGCGATCATTTAAGTGAAATAAAAAAAGATATGAAATATTTTAAAGAAGTTAAAGCACCTGTATATTTCTCTAAAAGGGCTATAGAGATAATCGGTTTTGGAGATAAGATAAAAGCAAGATTTGATTTAGATGAATGCCTTGATTATGAAGTTGAATTAGCTGTAATCATTGGAAAAACTGCAAAAGATATAAAGCCTGAAGAAGTTAATGATTATATATTCGGATATAGTATATTTAATGATATATCATCAAGAAACTTACAAAAAAAACATTCTCAATGGTATAAGGGGAAAAGTTTAGATTCATACAGTGCTATGGGACCATGCATAGTTTATAAAGATGATTTGAAACAGCCATTGAAGCTTGATATAAAAAGTATTTTAAATGATGAAACAAGACAATCTTCAAATACTAAGTATATGATTAATGATGTAAATTATTTAATATCTGATATATCAAAAGGAATGACTTTAGAAGCTGGAGATATAATTGCAACAGGAACTCCGGGTGGTGTAGGAATGTCTTTTAATCCTCCTAAGTACATGAAAAGTGGGGATAAAATAATTTGCTCTATAGAAAATATAGGCGAGCTTATAAATTTCGCTGAATAA